One segment of Deinococcus metalli DNA contains the following:
- a CDS encoding Ig-like domain-containing protein translates to MKSAFLSALTAVLLLTACDDGLAPATPDTTAPAVALSRGTSDTRELALIATATDNVKVTRVEFYQGTTLLATDTTSPFTYTPDLTAARTGFTAKAYDAAGNVGSSAAFDITTRYQGVWNWAVSTPDGATSLDSGTATVSSESGPVGSDGAPSGVGGFENQTGTVSGDIIMSQSDPAGTLSATLWKVEKTAGAILVTTYISGTDGDNTLTTVQGKTTFEGSGWLHSEDGSNQPVRITLVQSSAELP, encoded by the coding sequence GTGAAATCTGCCTTCCTGTCGGCCCTCACAGCGGTTCTTCTTCTGACGGCCTGTGATGACGGTCTCGCACCTGCCACGCCAGATACCACGGCTCCGGCAGTCGCTCTGAGCCGCGGTACCAGCGATACCCGTGAACTGGCCCTTATCGCCACTGCCACCGACAACGTGAAGGTGACAAGGGTGGAGTTCTACCAGGGAACCACGCTGCTGGCGACCGATACGACCTCGCCGTTCACGTACACACCCGATCTGACCGCTGCCAGAACAGGCTTTACCGCCAAGGCATACGACGCGGCCGGCAATGTCGGCTCCAGCGCGGCATTTGACATCACAACACGGTATCAGGGGGTGTGGAACTGGGCCGTCAGCACGCCGGACGGCGCCACTTCGCTGGACTCCGGAACAGCCACTGTCTCTTCCGAGTCCGGCCCTGTAGGAAGTGATGGCGCCCCTTCGGGAGTCGGTGGGTTCGAGAACCAGACCGGCACTGTCTCTGGCGACATCATCATGAGCCAGTCCGATCCAGCCGGCACACTGTCAGCGACCCTGTGGAAGGTTGAAAAGACGGCCGGCGCAATTCTGGTCACGACCTATATCTCCGGCACAGATGGGGATAACACCCTGACGACAGTGCAGGGAAAAACGACGTTTGAAGGATCGGGCTGGCTTCATTCAGAAGACGGATCGAACCAGCCTGTCCGGATCACCCTTGTACAGAGCAGCGCCGAGCTGCCGTGA